Below is a genomic region from Xylophilus sp. GW821-FHT01B05.
TACGAGCCATTCCGGCGCCGGCGCGTTGCGGCTGGTGAGCACCGCCAATGCGCGCGCCGCCTGCACGATGGCCTGCTGTGGCGCGCTGCGCTGCGCGGCGGTCTGGATCTGCCGCAAGCGCAGTTGCGCTTCTTCGTCGGGGGCCGCCAGGCGGCTGCGCAGGCGCACACCGGCGAGCGCAATGGCGCGCTCATCCAGCGCCGCCATATCCTGCAGCAGCGCCACCTGCCGCTGCGCGGCACGCAGTTCGATATAGCGCCGCACCACCTCGGCCACCACCGAGACGCGGGCGGCCTGCTCGGTCTGCACCGCGGCATCGAGCCGGGCCTGGCCGATACGCAGGTTGCTTTCGCGCGCGCCGAACAGGCCCAACTCCCAGACCGCGTCCACGCTGGCGTGCAGGTAGGTGTCGACCGCCGCTACGTCCTGCACCGGGCGCTCTCCGGCGCTAAGAATGGGCAGGTAGCGGGCATCGGCGGTGCCGGCCAGCAGGCGCGCCTGGCGCAGCTGGCTGCGGGCGCGGGCGAGCTGCAGGTTCTGTTGCAGCGCCTCGTCCACCAGTGCGTCCAGTGCCGGATCGTTCAGGGTCTTCCACCAGTTGCGCAGGTCAGGGGCGGGCACGCCCGCTGTGGCGGCGGGGCTGGACCACGCGGCCGGCACATCTTGCGGCAACGGTGGCACGGGCGGCGCGGCGCAGCCCGCCAGCATCAGCACGGAGAGCGCCGACAGTCGCAGGGCGGGCAGGGAACGGGGCGGAAGGAGAGGGCGGCGCATCAATGGGTAGGCCGGGTGTACCGGACGTTTACATTGGGCCCCGGCAAACTTGCGCGGCAGTGCAGGTTTTATGGAGAAAGCATGAAGACGCGCGCCCCGTCCGGGCATAGCCGCCGCCGCCGAGGGCCCTGGCATTGCTGGCCGATAATGCTGGGCTACCTCCCCGCCGCCGTTTATGGCGGGCCGCGCCAGGATTTCCCCTCCCATGAACAGTGTTGTACGTCCGCCCAGCCCCTTGGTGCTGGTGGTGGAAGACGAACCCGGAATCGCCGACATCCTGATCGCCTACCTGCAGCGCGACGGCTTGCGCACGCGCCTGGAAACCGACGGCCTGGCGGCATTGCAGGTGGCCCGCGAGATCCATCCCGACATGGTGCTGCTGGACATCCACCTGCCCGGCATGGATGGCGTGGATGTGCTGAAGAACCTGCGTGCCGACGGCAACACGCCGGTCATCATGGTCACCGCCCTGGCCGACGACGTGGACAAGCTGCTGGCCTTGCGCATGGGCGCGGACGACTACGTGGTCAAGCCCTACAGCCCGCCCGAGGTGGTGGCGCGGGTGCGCGCCGTGCTGCGCCGCACCGCCGCCGCGCCCAAGGTGGCACCGGCGGGGGTGATTCGCGCCGGCCGGCTGGAGATCGACCAGGAGGCGCACATCGCCCGCTCTTTCAGCGAAGACGGCCGCGCCGAGGTGCTGCCGCTGACCCTTACCGAATTCCGCCTGCTGGCCTGCCTGGCCGCGCAACCGCGGCGCTGCTTCTCGCGCAGCCACCTGATCGAGACCTGCCTGCCCGAGAGCGACGCGATGGACCGCGTCATCGACTCGCATCTCTCCAAGCTGCGGCGCAAGCTGCAGAACGCCGGCAACGACGAACTGATCGAGACGGTGCGCGGCATCGGCTACCGGTTATGGCCCGGGGAATAGACCGGATCTGGGTCCGCTTCGGGCTGGGCATAGCCGCCACGGTGCTGGTGACCGTAGGCGTTCTGGGCGCAAGTGTCTTCGCGCTGGCCCAGTACCAGTACAACTCCTTCTACCGCGGCCTGCCGTCTGCCGTGCAGCAGGAGCTGGACCAGCTCAACGACCAAAACCTGGAAGACAGCCCGCGCGCGGTGCAGATCTACGGCCAGTACTGGCAGGGTGACCTGCTGTTTGGCGAGAAGTGGTCGCTGGTGATTGGCCTGGTGGTGTGCCTGCCCTTTGGGCTGGCCGTGGGCTTCTGGGTCTCGCGCATCGTGACCCTGCCCATGGCGTCGGTGGCCGAGGCCGCGCGGCGCATCGCGCTGGGGGATCTGTCGGTGCGCGCCCAGGGCGGGCAGGACCGCGGCGAGATGGCCGACATGGTGCGTGACTTCAACCACATGACCGACGCGCTGGAGTCGCTCGAGCGCGAGCGCAAGGCCACGGCCGCGTCCTTGTCGCACGAGCTGCGCACGCCGCTGACCGTGCTGCGTGCGCGGCTGCACGCCATCTGCGACGGCGTGATCCCGGCCGACCCGCGCGAATGCCGCAAGCTGCTGGACCAGGTCGAGCACCTGGGCCGGCTGGTGGAAGACCTGCACACCATGTCGGTGGCAGAGGCCGGCCGGCTATCGCTGCAGAAAGTGGACACCGATCTGGTGCGGCTGGTGACCGATACGCTGGCCGCGCATGCGCCCCATATCGCCGACCACGGCATCCAGGCCGAGTTGCAAGCCAGCGTGGCCTCGCTGCAGGTGCAGGTGGACCCGGATCGCATGCGCCAGGTGCTGACCAATCTGGTGGAAAACGCCTTGCGCCACGCGGCCGACGGCGGCTGGCTGGGCATTGGCGTGGGATCCGAGGGGGGGCATGCGGTGTTGACCGTGAGCGACGATGGCCCAGGTTTGCCGGAGAGCGTGCGGCGCAACCTGTTCCAGCGCTTTCACCGATCCCCCAGCACGCCGGGCACGGTGGGGTCGGGGCTGGGGCTGTCCATCGTCCACACCCTGGTCACGCTGCAGGGCGGCACGGTGCACGCGGATCAGTCCGAGCGCGGCGGCACCCGCTTCGTTGTGCGGCTGCCGCGCAGTTGAGATCGATCAGCGGCGATAGCGCGGGTCATCGGCCCAGGCGCGGGCACGGGAGCGGGTGTCTTCGCGGTCGCGCTCCCATTGGGCGCGGCGATTAGCCTCGCGCCGGGCGCGGTCGCCCCCGCGCTCCGACTGCACGCGCACGGAGGTGCCGGCGGGGGCACCCTGAACCCCGTACTGCTGCTTTTGCTCATCTGACATGTCGCGAACATCCAGACGCGGGGCTTGCGCAAAGGCATGGGTGCCAGCCATTGCGGCGAGGGTCACGGTGATGGCGAGGGTAATTTGACGGTAGGGGTTGCCCATGGCGGTGTCTCCACGACTTTTCGGGACTGAACTATCCCACGGCCAAGTGGCCTGGCGTTGTAGGAAGACACTGTTTTACCTGTCCTTCGTTGTCGCCTCTTGTCCATGCCGTTTGCGCTTTTGAGGAACAAAACGGCGCAATTGCCCGTCTATCGCCCAGATCGGTGAAGCCCCCTGCATCCCGACGCCCCACCGACAAGAGAGTCGTTACATGTTATTTCGCAGCAAGATCGCAATATGGCTCGCGTTGCCGCTGGTATTGGGCGCTTCACTCGCCTACGCGCACGGCCCGGACGGGGACGCGCCAGCTCTGGCCCAGGGCGTGCAGCTTGGCAAAGCCATGTTCCCGGATGGCAACACAGCGCAAGGCGGGCACGGGCAGGCCATCGACGGCATAGAGGGCTCGAGCCAGGAAATGCTCAAGACCCATATCCACATGCATCTGTCCATCTATTACCACGGGCAGCAGATCGCGGTTCCGCGCGGCATCGGCATCCTGCCGCCGTTCCAGGTGCGCAACGGTTTCGTGGAAGGCGGCCGGGGCTTCTACTGGCTGCACACGCACGACGCAACCGGCATCGTGCATGTCGAGTCCCCCAACGACCGCGTCTACACCCTCGGCAATTTCTTCGACGTGTGGGGCCGGCCCCTGAGCGAGACCAATGTGGCCGGACTGCAAGGACCGGTGCGCATCTACCTCAATGGCCGCCTGCAGTTCGGCAAGGCGCGTGACATGCCCCTGCACGCGCATGACCAGATCGCCTTGGTCATCGGCCAGCCCACCGTGACGCCGCCGCAATACGTGTTCCCGGACGGGCTGTAGTCCTGCTCGTGCAGTTCTTTGTCGATTGATTGCTATTAAATAAATAGCTTATAGCCCAGGTGGAATAAGGGCTGGAGGCACTTTTTGCCAATAATCCAGATCCTGCCCGGCAAAGAAAAAAGCCTTCCAAGTCGTGGACTTGGAAGGCTTGGTATCTTGGTGGCGCTTCACGGATTCGAACCGCGGACCTGTGGATTATGATTCCATCGCTCTAACCGACTGAGCTAAAGCGCCGAGCCGCACATTATAGCCCGGATTCTTTGGTGGCGGCAAGCCCTCAGCGGTGCTGGAACACTGCCTTGCGCTTGTTCACGAAGGCGTCCATGCCTTCCTTCTGGTCTTCGGTGGCAAACAGTGCGTGGAACAGGCGGCGCTCGAACATCACGCCGTCGGATAGCCCGCTCTCGAACGCGCGGTTGACCGATTCCTTGGCCGCCATGACGGCGATGCGCGAGAAGTCGCTGATCTGCAGCGCCGCGCCCAGGGCCTCGTCCAGCAGTTTGTCGAAGGGCACGACGCGGCTGACCAGGCCGGCGCGCTCGGCCTCGGTCGCGTCCATCATGCGGCCGGTGAGGGCCATGTCCATGGCCTTGCTCTTGCCCACGGCGCGCGGCAGGCGCTGCGTGCCGCCGGCGCCGGGGATGACGCCGAGCTTGATCTCGGGCTGCCCGAAGCGGGCGTTGTCGGCGGCGATGATGAAGTCGCACATCATGGCCAGCTCGCAGCCGCCGCCCAGCGCAAAGCCGCTCACGGCGGCGATCACTGGCTTGCGGACGCTGCGGATGTGTTCCCAGTTGCGGCCGATGTAGTTGCCCTTGTAGACGTCGGCAAAGCTGTACTGGGCCATGGCGCTGATGTCGGCGCCCGCCGCAAAAGCCTTCTCGCTGCCGGTGATGATGATGCAGCCGATGCGCTCGTCGGCATCGAAGGCGGCCAGGGCGGCGCCCAATTCGTCCATCAACTGGTCGTTCAGGGCGTTGAGCTGCTTGGGGCGGTTCAGCGTCACGATGCCGACCTTTTCGGCTTCGGTGCGGACTTCTATGGTGTCAAAGGCCATGTGCTTGTCTCCTGCGTTTTTTGCGGTGGAAAAGAACTATAGCCACGCCACCAATGGCGTGGCCGCTGCTCAGGCTTTGCGCGCGCCGCGCGCTGGCTTGGCGGGCGGGGGCGGCTTGGTGCCGTCCAGCCAGGCCGCCATGCGTGCGGGCTCACGTGCCACCAGGCGCCAGGTGCTGTCTTGCGCCGGCAGCTCCAGCGGCAGGCGCAGCAGGCGGCGGTCGCGCGCGATGAGCGCCGTGGCCTTGCGTTCGCTGCCCATATAAAGCGCCAGCTCTTCGAGCTTGGTGATGCGCCATTCGGTGCCGGTGGGCTTGCCCGGCAGCGCTATGCCTATCCATTCGTCGCCAGCGGCAAAGCCGGCGCGTTCGGCGGCACCGCCGCGCAGCACCACCTTGACCTGAACGCCATTGCTTTCTGTCACCCGCAGGCCCAGGCGCTGGGCCGGCTGTGACGGGTCGGCCACCATCTCAACGCCATGCGTGGTGAGCAGGGGCGCCAGCGGCAGTTCCGCGGTGCCATGCACCCAGGCCGCCAGTTCTGCGGCAAAGCTGCGGCCTGCCAGCGCCTGCAGGGTCTCGATGAAGTCCTGCTCGCGCAGGGGGCCGGCGGCGCAGCGCTGCCACAGGGCGCGCATGGCGTCGTCCAGCGTGGCGTTGCTGGCGCCGCGCAGGCTGAGGTCAAAGCACAGGGCGATCAGCGCGCCCTTGGTGTAGTAGCTGATGGTGGCGTTGGCGGTGTTCTCGTCCTGCCGGTAGTACTTGACCCAGGCGTCGAAGCTGGCGTCGGCCGCCGATTGCACCAGCCGGCCCGGTGCCTGCTGCACCTGGTTGATGGTCTTGGTGAGCAGGCGCAGGTAGCCGGCGTCGTCCAGCAGCCCGCAGCGGCGCAGTATCAGGTCGTCGTAGTAGCTGGTGAAGCCTTCGAAGAACCACAGCAGGCGCGTGTAGTTCTCTTGCGTGTAGTCGTAGCGCGCAAACTCGGCCGGCCGCAGGCGTTTGACGTTCCAGGTGTGGAAGTACTCATGGCTGATCAGCCCGAGCAGGGTGGTGTAGCCCTCTGACTGCTTGGCCTCGCCCAGGCGTGGCAGGTCGCGCCGGTTGCAGATCAGGGCCGTGCTGTGCCGGTGCTCCAGGCCGCCGTAGCCGTCGTCCACGGCGTTGAGCATGAAGACATAGCGGTCATGCGGCGGCGCGCTGCCGTCGGGGTGCCAGAAGGCGATCTGCGCCTCGCAGATGCGCTGGGCGTTGGCCAGCAGGCGCGCGCTGTCGAAGCTGGCGGCGGCGCCGGCAACGACGAAGCGGTGCGGTACGCCTCGTACGGTGAACTCGCCGCTCCAGAAGGCGCCCAGTTCTACCGGGCTGTCGGCCAGGGTGTCGTAGCCGTCCGCCAGGTACAGGCCGAAGCCACGCTTGTCGGTCTTGCGCGGGACCAGTGCGGTGGCGGCCGACCAATGGCGCGGGAAGCTGGTCGCGGCAAGCTCCAGCGCATGGGCTTGTTCTTCCAGCCCTTCGGCGCGCAGGCACAGGCCGGTGC
It encodes:
- a CDS encoding response regulator, whose amino-acid sequence is MNSVVRPPSPLVLVVEDEPGIADILIAYLQRDGLRTRLETDGLAALQVAREIHPDMVLLDIHLPGMDGVDVLKNLRADGNTPVIMVTALADDVDKLLALRMGADDYVVKPYSPPEVVARVRAVLRRTAAAPKVAPAGVIRAGRLEIDQEAHIARSFSEDGRAEVLPLTLTEFRLLACLAAQPRRCFSRSHLIETCLPESDAMDRVIDSHLSKLRRKLQNAGNDELIETVRGIGYRLWPGE
- a CDS encoding efflux transporter outer membrane subunit, with the translated sequence MRRPLLPPRSLPALRLSALSVLMLAGCAAPPVPPLPQDVPAAWSSPAATAGVPAPDLRNWWKTLNDPALDALVDEALQQNLQLARARSQLRQARLLAGTADARYLPILSAGERPVQDVAAVDTYLHASVDAVWELGLFGARESNLRIGQARLDAAVQTEQAARVSVVAEVVRRYIELRAAQRQVALLQDMAALDERAIALAGVRLRSRLAAPDEEAQLRLRQIQTAAQRSAPQQAIVQAARALAVLTSRNAPAPEWLVAAPQPVLGPVAPGGVPADLLRVRPDIREAEAEVLKAAGEMGMAQAELYPRLSLGASYLYSYNLTQNRRSSSDRIQGIGPIIDIPLFDWGRRHAQADAQKEALSESLLAYRQTVLDAVAETEIALSLLDLQQQREARLHEAGELLQRRLAAKDTLVRLGLSSDFERLGEQRAQLQAQLELADAQASRVLAFVALYKSLGGAPLPTEATVAEAKP
- a CDS encoding enoyl-CoA hydratase codes for the protein MAFDTIEVRTEAEKVGIVTLNRPKQLNALNDQLMDELGAALAAFDADERIGCIIITGSEKAFAAGADISAMAQYSFADVYKGNYIGRNWEHIRSVRKPVIAAVSGFALGGGCELAMMCDFIIAADNARFGQPEIKLGVIPGAGGTQRLPRAVGKSKAMDMALTGRMMDATEAERAGLVSRVVPFDKLLDEALGAALQISDFSRIAVMAAKESVNRAFESGLSDGVMFERRLFHALFATEDQKEGMDAFVNKRKAVFQHR
- a CDS encoding peptidase M61 — translated: MPTASRPPAAAVHYRVEAADLHAHLFRVTLTIAAPAAKQRVALPVWIPGSYLVREFARHLQRLGARQRGRAVAVQQLDKCSWQIDCRAGVPLVLEYEVYAFDNSVRACWLDAQRGFFNGTGLCLRAEGLEEQAHALELAATSFPRHWSAATALVPRKTDKRGFGLYLADGYDTLADSPVELGAFWSGEFTVRGVPHRFVVAGAAASFDSARLLANAQRICEAQIAFWHPDGSAPPHDRYVFMLNAVDDGYGGLEHRHSTALICNRRDLPRLGEAKQSEGYTTLLGLISHEYFHTWNVKRLRPAEFARYDYTQENYTRLLWFFEGFTSYYDDLILRRCGLLDDAGYLRLLTKTINQVQQAPGRLVQSAADASFDAWVKYYRQDENTANATISYYTKGALIALCFDLSLRGASNATLDDAMRALWQRCAAGPLREQDFIETLQALAGRSFAAELAAWVHGTAELPLAPLLTTHGVEMVADPSQPAQRLGLRVTESNGVQVKVVLRGGAAERAGFAAGDEWIGIALPGKPTGTEWRITKLEELALYMGSERKATALIARDRRLLRLPLELPAQDSTWRLVAREPARMAAWLDGTKPPPPAKPARGARKA
- a CDS encoding ATP-binding protein produces the protein MARGIDRIWVRFGLGIAATVLVTVGVLGASVFALAQYQYNSFYRGLPSAVQQELDQLNDQNLEDSPRAVQIYGQYWQGDLLFGEKWSLVIGLVVCLPFGLAVGFWVSRIVTLPMASVAEAARRIALGDLSVRAQGGQDRGEMADMVRDFNHMTDALESLERERKATAASLSHELRTPLTVLRARLHAICDGVIPADPRECRKLLDQVEHLGRLVEDLHTMSVAEAGRLSLQKVDTDLVRLVTDTLAAHAPHIADHGIQAELQASVASLQVQVDPDRMRQVLTNLVENALRHAADGGWLGIGVGSEGGHAVLTVSDDGPGLPESVRRNLFQRFHRSPSTPGTVGSGLGLSIVHTLVTLQGGTVHADQSERGGTRFVVRLPRS